In a genomic window of Wyeomyia smithii strain HCP4-BCI-WySm-NY-G18 chromosome 1, ASM2978416v1, whole genome shotgun sequence:
- the LOC129716787 gene encoding uncharacterized protein LOC129716787, which yields MDKLLRARKSHAPRMERVTKALEKLEDAEHAEPEDVVMELDNLNSVWSSYLAVQQRILDLAETDAIYEEAMSHQIAFEEEYLALKKGLVKLQRRLGMASVDHETTLNQQNGGNASVIDILVQQQAQLLQALSVNAGASSSPMSLPPSPTAPPDCAPLPDLRLPRMDLPIFSGNYLEWKSFYDLFCGSVHKNPSLRPSQKLYFLKTHLAGEAVTLNYLPALDKLQSRYNKPREIANLHITRFLSQPALTSSSPAGLRSLHDVSDEVIRALAALQREGRDIWLLHLIYRKLDQQTKELWCQKTMDMEESHITVDALLKFIDNRFTALQSSQSTRKCIREPNTSVPVKSQPLRHSHKLLSSALVATDKPSFSCGVCSKAGHQPYQCEKSPIDLDFHGISATSSHSSMGTSVTFASRCSSYRSTIPCAVLDRISSDLPLRPVDISDWPIPDSVYLADPQFHHPGKISLLLGLQPFLDLLEPGRINLDVDGRFPILQNTKLGWVVSGRYEDSKSMKNSPTCLITSHNETLSQQLQKFFEIEDYVNPSQHLSEEERKCEAHFEQHTTRDQAGRFEVRLPFREDPNTLGASRDIALKRLEHIERKLKKIPQLKVNYHAFLKEYLDAGHMSLAEIPAPKGAVYLPHHCVLKETSSTTKCRVVFDASSKTASGKSLNDVLMTGPVLQDSLVNILLRFRTPAIALTGDVRQMYRMVKVAAADCNYQRILWRWNEKDPVDEYTLNTVTYGTKSASYLATKCVQQLLSNIAESDPDTFQKASMGIYVNDILTGADSPEEARQLRQQSSEIFSMGGFHLRKWASNHSSALEGVPEADLEVKIPIELHGSDTIKALGIHWQPCSDEFTFWYQPSKSFQPTKRIILSQIASLFDPLGLLAPIIVMAKLVMRKLWELKVDWDTTPPGELINDWLIFAQNLSSLNSFQVPRRVIDARKPVKLYLHGYSDASEKAMGACIYVRSVDADGNHSSHLLCAKSKTAPFGNNRSTIPRLELHAAVILARLIHNVTMALQIHFHEIRAYSDSQVVLAWIAGGASKWKTYVANRVAGISTLLPAINWYHVRTQNNPADLISRGALPATLQGNSLWWHGADWEHSSPSYEVESTHRNHIDRERKSIAVSLLTIYENSFLDGMLNHYYPNKQMLLRVTARLLRFAHRGHERLSAAELNKALMIYVRHTQHKYFSNDIQRLKDGKTVATGSSIYQLDPHLDADGLLRVGGRLRLSKLNYNTILTSLILHDEHINNLHCGPQTLLAVSRQRFWIPYGTSAARQIYRQCITCARVRPPPSRQQMGQLPADRLEPQPPFAIVGIDYAGPINITSRKSRGTSASKGYIALFVCFVTKAVALEAVSDLTTGTFLAAFTRFSSRYGLPARVYSDNATNFRSAAKQLRELNTLVNSTEYKTTVADFLADKGVEWSFIPPRSPHHGGLWEAGIKVAKQLLSKISGNFIYTYEELSTLLAQVAACMNSRPIASILNNPNDPQPLTPAHFLIGRPLTTAPEINQLERHITSMTRWQFVQLKAQEFRERWQREYVRSLQLFTKWQQSANNMKVGDFVLIVGENEKPKQCRLDGLCRRILAQMDW from the exons ATGGACAAACTCCTGAGAGCGAGAAAATCTCATGCTCCACGGATGGAACGTGTCACAAAGGCACTAGAAAAGCTGGAAGATGCCGAGCACGCGGAACCAGAGGACGTCGTCATGGAATTGGATAACCTCAACAGCGTTTGGTCGTCTTATCTCGCCGTTCAGCAACGAATTCTGGACTTGGCAGAAACTGATGCAATTTATGAGGAAGCAATGAGTCACCAAATCGCCTTTGAGGAGGAGTACTTGGCGCTAAAAAAGGGTTTAGTAAAACTGCAGAGAAGGTTGGGAATGGCGTCAGTCGATCACGAAACAACTCTCAACCAGCAGAATGGCGGCAATGCGAGCGTTATTGACATCTTGGTTCAGCAGCAGGCACAACTCCTACAAGCATTATCTGTAAATGCAGGTGCCTCTTCCTCTCCGATGTCTCTCCCACCATCACCTACAGCGCCGCCAGATTGCGCACCGCTACCGGACCTTCGACTTCCAAGGATGGATCTGCCAATTTTCAGCGGAAACTACCTTGAATGGAAGTCATTTTATGACCTCTTCTGTGGTTCTGTGCATAAAAACCCGTCACTACGACCTAGTCAAAAATTATACTTTCTTAAGACGCACCTAGCTGGTGAAGCAGTTACGCTAAATTATCTACCAGCACTGGATAAATTGCAAAGTCGCTACAATAAACCCCGTGAAATTGCCAACCTACACATCACTCGCTTTTTGAGCCAACCTGCTTTGACATCATCGTCCCCGGCCGGGTTGCGTTCCCTACACGATGTTTCGGATGAAGTGATTCGGGCTTTGGCTGCTCTTCAACGTGAAGGACGAGACATTTGGCTACTTCATCTCATCTATCGAAAGCTCGACCAACAAACAAAAGAGCTTTGGTGTCAAAAAACAATGGACATGGAAGAGAGTCACATCACTGTCGACGCGTTGTTAAAGTTTATAGATAATCGATTCACTGCTCTTCAATCATCTCAATCCACTCGAAAGTGCATTCGAGAACCCAATACTTCTGTGCCCGTTAAATCTCAACCACTGAGACACTCACACAAACTACTCTCGTCCGCTCTCGTGGCCACCGATAAGCCATCATTTTCGTGCGGCGTTTGCTCAAAAGCCGGTCATCAGCCGTATCAATGCG AAaaatcaccaatcgatttagaCTTTCATGGGATATCGGCAACCAGCTCACATTCCAGCATGGGTACATCGGTCACCTTTGCCTCGCGATGTTCTAGCTATCGCTCTACAATACCATGCGCGGTGTTGGATCGAATTTCGTCTGACCTTCCATTACGCCCTGTTGATATTAGCGACTGGCCAATTCCTGATTCAGTCTACCTAGCTGATCCGCAATTCCATCATCCGGGAAAAATAAGTCTATTATTAGGCTTACAACCTTTCCTAGATTTGCTTGAACCAGGGCGAATAAACTTGGATGTAGATGGTCGTTTCCCCATTTTGCAAAACACAAAGCTGGGCTGGGTGGTGTCAGGCCGTTACGAGGATAGCAAATCAATGAAAAACTCTCCCACCTGCCTAATCACTTCCCACAACGAAACACTCTCCCAACAACTGCAAAAGTTTTTCGAGATTGAGGATTATGTGAACCCTAGCCAGCATCTCAGCGAAGAAGAACGAAAATGTGAAGCACACTTCGAGCAACACACTACTCGTGATCAGGCTGGCCGTTTTGAAGTTCGACTTCCGTTTCGCGAGGATCCTAATACCCTTGGTGCATCTCGTGACATTGCTTTGAAGCGGCTCGAACATATCGAgagaaagttgaaaaaaatccCTCAATTAAAGGTTAATTACCACGCCTTTCTGAAGGAATATTTAGACGCTGGCCATATGAGCCTTGCTGAAATTCCAGCCCCAAAAGGGGCCGTCTACCTTCCTCATCATTGCGTACTGAAGGAAACCAGCTCGACTACAAAATGTCGCGTCGTATTTGATGCTTCGTCCAAAACGGCTAGCGGCAAATCATTAAACGACGTGCTAATGACTGGACCGGTTCTACAAGATTCGCTTGTTAACATTTTGCTACGTTTTCGCACCCCGGCCATCGCCCTCACAGGAGATGTTCGACAAATGTATCGTATGGTGAAAGTGGCTGCAGCAGATTGCAACTATCAGCGTATACTTTGGCGGTGGAACGAAAAGGACCCGGTCGACGAGTACACATTAAACACCGTTACCTATGGCACCAAATCTGCGTCCTACTTAGCTACAAAATGTGTCCAGCAATTGTTAAGCAATATTGCTGAAAGTGATCCTGATACGTTCCAGAAGGCATCAATGGGAATTTACGTCAATGATATTTTGACCGGCGCGGATTCCCCAGAGGAGGCACGGCAATTGCGACAACAATCATCCgaaattttttcaatgggaggCTTTCACCTCCGCAAATGGGCATCGAACCACTCATCCGCTTTGGAAGGTGTACCAGAAGCTGACCTCGAAGTGAAAATCCCCATCGAACTCCACGGCAGCGACACAATCAAGGCCCTTGGAATCCACTGGCAGCCGTGTAGCGACGAGTTCACGTTTTGGTATCAACCCTCTAAGAGCTTTCAGCCCACAAAGCGCATCATCCTGTCACAGATCGCCAGTCTCTTCGACCCGCTGGGTCTGCTTGCCCCAATTATCGTCATGGCGAAACTGGTAATGCGCAAACTGTGGGAGCTGAAGGTGGACTGGGATACAACTCCCCCTGGTGAGTTGATCAATGATTGGCTTATATTTGCACAGAATCTGTCGTCTCTCAATTCGTTTCAGGTTCCTCGGCGTGTGATCGATGCACGAAAACCAGTGAAACTCTACCTGCACGGCTACAGTGACGCCTCCGAGAAGGCCATGGGAGCCTGCATTTACGTCCGTTCCGTCGACGCGGATGGCAATCACTCTTCGCATCTGCTTTGTGCCAAGTCAAAAACGGCACCTTTCGGAAACAACAGGTCTACCATTCCCCGTTTGGAGCTACATGCAGCGGTCATTCTGGCGAGACTTATACACAACGTGACGATGGCATTACAGATCCATTTTCATGAAATTCGCGCATACAGTGATTCGCAAGTCGTGCTCGCTTGGATTGCTGGTGGTGCGTCAAAATGGAAAACATATGTTGCGAATCGTGTTGCCGGTATATCCACGTTACTGCCTGCAATCAACTGGTACCACGTACGCACGCAGAACAACCCAGCTGATCTAATATCTCGAGGTGCACTGCCTGCCACTCTACAAGGAAATTCGCTTTGGTGGCACGGAGCAGACTGGGAACATTCTTCGCCTTCATACGAGGTGGAGTCGACGCATAGAAACCACATCGATCGGGAGCGGAAATCTATAGCAGTAAGTCTTCTTACAATCTACGAAAACTCATTTCTGGATGGCATGCTGAATCATTATTATCCGAACAAACAAATGCTTCTTCGAGTCACCGCTCGCCTTCTTCGGTTCGCTCATCGTGGTCACGAGCGCTTGTCAGCCGCTGAGTTAAATAAGGCTTTGATGATCTATGTTCGACACACACAACACAAATATTTCTCGAATGACATTCAACGATTGAAGGATGGTAAAACCGTTGCAACTGGAAGCTCCATCTACCAGTTAGATCCCCACTTAGATGCAGATGGACTCCTCAGGGTGGGCGGTCGGCTCCGGTTATCGAAGTTGAATTACAACACCATTTTAACCTCATTAATTCTACATGATGAGCACATCAATAATCTTCATTGCGGACCACAAACACTCTTAGCAGTTTCTCGTCAGCGTTTCTGGATTCCTTATGGAACGAGTGCTGCCCGTCAAATCTACCGGCAGTGCATTACTTGCGCTCGTGTTAGACCTCCTCCTTCACGACAGCAAATGGGACAGCTTCCCGCCGATCGCTTAGAACCGCAGCCACCGTTTGCCATAGTTGGCATTGATTATGCTGGGCCAATCAACATTACTAGCCGCAAATCGAGGGGAACTAGCGCCAGCAAAGGCTACATTGCCCTTTTCGTTTGTTTTGTCACAAAGGCTGTGGCACTAGAGGCGGTATCTGACCTTACCACGGGTACATTTCTTGCTGCATTCACCAGATTTTCCAGTCGGTACGGACTGCCGGCACGAGTCTACAGTGACAACGCTACAAATTTTCGGTCTGCGGCTAAGCAGCTAAGGGAACTCAACACCTTGGTTAACTCTACTGAATACAAAACGACCGTAGCAGATTTCCTCGCAGACAAGGGTGTGGAATGGAGCTTCATACCTCCTCGCTCCCCTCATCATGGCGGCTTGTGGGAGGCCGGGATAAAGGTTGCAAAACAGTtactgtcaaaaatatcaggtaaTTTCATTTACACATATGAAGAACTTTCCACTCTGCTAGCGCAGGTTGCCGCCTGCATGAACTCTCGGCCTATCGCCTCAATTTTGAACAACCCAAACGATCCGCAGCCGTTGACTCCCGCGCATTTCCTAATCGGTCGACCGTTGACAACAGCGCCTGAAATCAATCAACTAGAACGACATATCACTTCGATGACGCGATGGCAATTCGTTCAGCTGAAGGCACAGGAATTTCGTGAGCGTTGGCAAAGGGAATACGTGCGGTCACTTCAGTTATTCACTAAATGGCAGCAATCAGCAAACAATATGAAGGTCGGCGATTTCGTGCTCATAGTTGGAGAAAATGAAAAACCGAAACAGTGCCGCTTGGACGGATTGTGCAGACGCATCCTGGCCCAGATGGATTGGTGA